From one Neofelis nebulosa isolate mNeoNeb1 chromosome 4, mNeoNeb1.pri, whole genome shotgun sequence genomic stretch:
- the BRPF1 gene encoding peregrin isoform X7 — translation MGVDFDVKTFCHNLRATKPPYECPVETCRKVYKSYSGIEYHLYHYDHDNPPPPQQTPLRKHKKKGRQSRPANKQSPSPSEVSQSPGREVMSYAQAQRMVEVDLHGRVHRISIFDNLDVVSEDEEAPEEAPETGSNKENTETPAATPKSGKHKNKEKRKDSNHHHHHNASVSTTPKLPEVVYRELEQDTPDAPPRPTSYYRYIEKSAEELDEEVEYDMDEEDYIWLDIMNERRKTEGVSPIPQEIFEYLMDRLEKESYFESHNKGDPNALVDEDAVCCICNDGECQNSNVILFCDMCNLAVHQECYGVPYIPEGQWLCRRCLQSPSRAVDCALCPNKGGAFKQTDDGRWAHVVCALWIPEVCFANTVFLEPIDSIEHIPPARWKLTCYICKQRGSGACIQCHKANCYTAFHVTCAQQAGLYMKMEPVRETGANGTSFSVRKTAYCDIHTPPGSARRLPALSHSEGEEDEDEEEDEGKSWSSEKVKKAKAKSRIKMKKARKILAEKRAAAPVVSVPCIPPHRLSKITNRLTIQRKSQFMQRLHSYWTLKRQSRNGVPLLRRLQTHLQSQRNCDQVGRDSEDKNWALKEQLKSWQRLRHDLERARLLVELIRKREKLKRETIKVQQIAMEMQLTPFLILLRKTLEQLQEKDTGNIFSEPVPLSEVTELDEVPDYLDHIKKPMDFFTMKQNLEAYRYLNFDDFEEDFNLIVSNCLKYNAKDTIFYRAAVRLREQGGAVLRQARRQAEKMGIDFETGMHIPHSLAGDEAPQHTEDAAEEERLILLENQKHLPVEEQLKLLLERLDEVNASKQSVSRSRRAKMIKKEMTALRRKLAHQRETGRDGPERHGPSSRGSLTPHPAACDKDGQTDSAAEESSSQETTKDLPANGFSGGNQPVKKSFLVYRNDCSLPRSSSDSESSSSSSSSAASDRTSTTPSKQGRGKPSFSRGTFPEDSSEDTSGTENEAYSVGTGRGVGHSMVRKSLGRGAGWLSEDEDSPLDALDLVWAKCRGYPSYPALIIDPKMPREGMFHHGVPIPVPPLEVLKLGEQMTQEAREHLYLVLFFDNKRTWQWLPRTKLVPLGVNQDLDKEKMLEGRKSNIRKSVQIAYHRALQHRSKVQGEQSSETSDSD, via the exons ATGGGGGTGGACTTTGACGTGAAGACTTTCTGCCACAACTTGCGGGCAACTAAGCCACCATATGAGTGCCCCGTGGAGACCTGCCGTAAGGTCTACAAGAGTTACAGTGGTATTGAGTACCACCTATATCACTATGACCACGACAACCCACCACCCCCGCAGCAGACTCCACTCCGCAAGCACAAAAAGAAGGGGCGCCAATCACGCCCAGCCAACAAGCAGTCGCCCAGCCCCTCAGAGGTATCCCAGTCACCCGGCCGTGAGGTGATGAGCTACGCGCAGGCCCAGCGCATGGTGGAGGTGGACCTGCATGGCCGAGTCCACCGCATCAGCATCTTTGACAACCTGGATGTGGTGTCAGAGGATGAGGAGGCCCCTGAGGAGGCTCCTGAGACTGGTAGCAACAAGGAGAACACCGAGACACCAGCTGCTACTCCCAAGTCAGGCAAGCATAAGAACAAGGAGAAGCGCAAGGACtccaaccatcaccaccaccataaTGCTTCTGTGAGCACCACTCCCAAGCTGCCAGAGGTGGTATACCGGGAGTTGGAGCAGGACACCCCCGATGCCCCACCCCGGCCGACTTCCTATTACCG GTACATTGAGAAGTCGGCAGAGGAGCTGGACGAGGAAGTAGAATATGACATGGACGAGGAGGACTACATCTGGCTGGATATCATGAATGAGCGGCGGAAGACAGAGGGTGTGAGTCCCATCCCGCAGGAGATCTTTGAGTACCTTATGGACCGGCTGGAGAAGGAGTCCTACTTTGAAAGCCACAATAAAGGTGACCCCAATGCACTAGTGGATGAGGATGCTGTGTGCTGTATCTGCAATGATGGTGAGTGCCAGAACAGCAATGTCATCCTATTCTGTGACATGTGCAACCTGGCTGTGCACCAAGAGTGCTACGGTGTCCCCTACATCCCTGAGGGCCAGTGGCTGTGCCGCCGCTGCCTACAGTCACCCTCCCGCGCTGTGGACTGTGCCCTGTGCCCCAACAAGGGTGGTGCCTTCAAGCAGACAGATGACGGGCGCTGGGCCCATGTGGTGTGTGCCCTGTGGATCCCTGAAGTCTGCTTTGCCAACACAGTCTTCCTGGAGCCTATCGACAGCATCGAGCACATCCCACCAGCTCGCTGGAAGCTGACCTGCTATATTTGCAAACAGCGGGGCTCAGGGGCATGCATTCAGTGCCACAAGGCCAACTGCTACACAGCCTTCCACGTGACATGTGCCCAGCAGGCTGGCCTTTACATGAAGATGGAGCCTGTGCGAGAGACAGGTGCCAATGGCACTTCTTTCAGCGTCCGCAAGACGGCCTACTGTGACATCCACACACCCCCAGGTTCAGCACGCCGCTTGCCTGCCCTGTCCCACAGTGAGGGTGAggaggatgaggatgaggaggaggatgagggtAAGAGTTGGAGCTCAGAGAAGGTCAAGAAGGCCAAGGCCAAGTCCCGGATCAAGATGAAGAAGGCACGGAAGATCCTGGCAGAGAAGCGGGCCGCAGCACCTGTGGTGTCGGTGCCCTGCATCCCACCACACAG GCTCAGTAAAATCACCAACCGCCTGACCATCCAAAGGAAGAGCCAGTTCATGCAGAGGCTACACAGCTACTGGACGCTGAAACGACAGTCACGAAATGGAGTCCCGCTGCTACGTCGCCTGCAGACACATCTGCAGTCTCAGAGGAATTGTGACCAAGTCGGG AGAGATTCTGAGGATAAGAACTGGGCCCTCAAAGAACAGCTCAAGTCCTGGCAGCGCCTCCGGCACGACCTGGAGCGAGCTCGGCTGCTGGTGGAGCTGATCCGCAAGCGGGAGAAACTCAAAAGGGAGACG ATCAAGGTCCAGCAGATCGCCATGGAGATGCAGCTGACCCCCTTCCTCATCCTCCTTCGCAAAACCTTGGAGCAGCTCCAAGAAAAGGACACAGGCAACATCTTCAGCGAGCCGGTCCCTCTGTCTGAGGTAACCGAATTGGACGAA GTACCTGACTACCTAGACCACATCAAAAAGCCCATGGACTTTTTCACCATGAAGCAGAACTTGGAGGCTTACCGCTACCTGAACTTTGATGATTTTGAGGAGGACTTCAACCTTATCGTCAGCAACTGCCTCAAGTATAACGCCAAGGACACCATCTTCTACCGGGCAGCAGTGCGGCTCCGAGAACAGGGTGGCGCTGTGCTCCGCCAGGCCCGGCGCCAGGCAGAAAAAATGGGCATTGACTTTGAGACGGGCATGCATATCCCCCACAGCCTGGCTGGAGATGAGGCCCCACAGCACACTGAAGATG CAGCAGAGGAAGAGCGGCTGATCCTGCTGGAGAACCAGAAGCACCTGCCAGTGGAAGAGCAGCTGAAGTTGTTGCTGGAGCGGCTGGATGAGGTGAATGCCAGCAAGCAGAGTGTGAGTCGTTCACGGCGTGCAAAGATGATCAAGAAGGAGATGACGGCACTGCGGCGGAAGCTTGCCCACCAGCGGGAAACTGGAAGGGATGGGCCTGAGCGTCATGGCCCCTCCAGCCGGGGCAGCCTGACACCCCACCCGGCAGCATGTGACAAGGACGGGCAGACAGACAGTGCCGCCGAAGAGAGCAGCAGCCAGGAGACAACCAAAG ACTTACCAGCTAATGGCTTCAGCGGTGGAAATCAGCCAGTGAAGAAGAGTTTCTTGGTATATCGTAATGACTGCAGCCTTCCCCGGAGCAGCTCCGACTCTGAGTCTAGCAGCAGTAGCAGTAGCAGCGCTGCCTCAGACCGAACCAG CACAACACCCTCAAAACAGGGCCGGGGCAAGCCCTCCTTCTCTCGGGGCACATTCCCAGAAGACAGCAGTGAAGATACCTCAGGCACTGAGAACGAGGCCTACTCCGTGGGCACTGGCCGCGGCGTGGGCCACAGCA TGGTAAGGAAGAGTCTGGGACGGGGAGCTGGCTGGCTGTCAGAGGATGAGGACTCCCCACTGGATGCTCTGGACCTGGTGTGGGCCAAATGCCGAGGGTATCCATCATACCCAGCTCTG
- the BRPF1 gene encoding peregrin isoform X3, which yields MGVDFDVKTFCHNLRATKPPYECPVETCRKVYKSYSGIEYHLYHYDHDNPPPPQQTPLRKHKKKGRQSRPANKQSPSPSEVSQSPGREVMSYAQAQRMVEVDLHGRVHRISIFDNLDVVSEDEEAPEEAPETGSNKENTETPAATPKSGKHKNKEKRKDSNHHHHHNASVSTTPKLPEVVYRELEQDTPDAPPRPTSYYRYIEKSAEELDEEVEYDMDEEDYIWLDIMNERRKTEGVSPIPQEIFEYLMDRLEKESYFESHNKGDPNALVDEDAVCCICNDGECQNSNVILFCDMCNLAVHQECYGVPYIPEGQWLCRRCLQSPSRAVDCALCPNKGGAFKQTDDGRWAHVVCALWIPEVCFANTVFLEPIDSIEHIPPARWKLTCYICKQRGSGACIQCHKANCYTAFHVTCAQQAGLYMKMEPVRETGANGTSFSVRKTAYCDIHTPPGSARRLPALSHSEGEEDEDEEEDEGKSWSSEKVKKAKAKSRIKMKKARKILAEKRAAAPVVSVPCIPPHRLSKITNRLTIQRKSQFMQRLHSYWTLKRQSRNGVPLLRRLQTHLQSQRNCDQVGRDSEDKNWALKEQLKSWQRLRHDLERARLLVELIRKREKLKRETIKVQQIAMEMQLTPFLILLRKTLEQLQEKDTGNIFSEPVPLSEVTELDEVPDYLDHIKKPMDFFTMKQNLEAYRYLNFDDFEEDFNLIVSNCLKYNAKDTIFYRAAVRLREQGGAVLRQARRQAEKMGIDFETGMHIPHSLAGDEAPQHTEDAAEEERLILLENQKHLPVEEQLKLLLERLDEVNASKQSVSRSRRAKMIKKEMTALRRKLAHQRETGRDGPERHGPSSRGSLTPHPAACDKDGQTDSAAEESSSQETTKGLGPNMSSTPAHEVGRRTSVLFSKKNPKTAGPPKRPGRPPKNRESQMTPSHGGSPVGPPQLPIMGSLRQRKRGRSPRPSSSSDSDSDKSTEDPPMDLPANGFSGGNQPVKKSFLVYRNDCSLPRSSSDSESSSSSSSSAASDRTSTTPSKQGRGKPSFSRGTFPEDSSEDTSGTENEAYSVGTGRGVGHSMVRKSLGRGAGWLSEDEDSPLDALDLVWAKCRGYPSYPALIIDPKMPREGMFHHGVPIPVPPLEVLKLGEQMTQEAREHLYLVLFFDNKRTWQWLPRTKLVPLGVNQDLDKEKMLEGRKSNIRKSVQIAYHRALQHRSKVQGEQSSETSDSD from the exons ATGGGGGTGGACTTTGACGTGAAGACTTTCTGCCACAACTTGCGGGCAACTAAGCCACCATATGAGTGCCCCGTGGAGACCTGCCGTAAGGTCTACAAGAGTTACAGTGGTATTGAGTACCACCTATATCACTATGACCACGACAACCCACCACCCCCGCAGCAGACTCCACTCCGCAAGCACAAAAAGAAGGGGCGCCAATCACGCCCAGCCAACAAGCAGTCGCCCAGCCCCTCAGAGGTATCCCAGTCACCCGGCCGTGAGGTGATGAGCTACGCGCAGGCCCAGCGCATGGTGGAGGTGGACCTGCATGGCCGAGTCCACCGCATCAGCATCTTTGACAACCTGGATGTGGTGTCAGAGGATGAGGAGGCCCCTGAGGAGGCTCCTGAGACTGGTAGCAACAAGGAGAACACCGAGACACCAGCTGCTACTCCCAAGTCAGGCAAGCATAAGAACAAGGAGAAGCGCAAGGACtccaaccatcaccaccaccataaTGCTTCTGTGAGCACCACTCCCAAGCTGCCAGAGGTGGTATACCGGGAGTTGGAGCAGGACACCCCCGATGCCCCACCCCGGCCGACTTCCTATTACCG GTACATTGAGAAGTCGGCAGAGGAGCTGGACGAGGAAGTAGAATATGACATGGACGAGGAGGACTACATCTGGCTGGATATCATGAATGAGCGGCGGAAGACAGAGGGTGTGAGTCCCATCCCGCAGGAGATCTTTGAGTACCTTATGGACCGGCTGGAGAAGGAGTCCTACTTTGAAAGCCACAATAAAGGTGACCCCAATGCACTAGTGGATGAGGATGCTGTGTGCTGTATCTGCAATGATGGTGAGTGCCAGAACAGCAATGTCATCCTATTCTGTGACATGTGCAACCTGGCTGTGCACCAAGAGTGCTACGGTGTCCCCTACATCCCTGAGGGCCAGTGGCTGTGCCGCCGCTGCCTACAGTCACCCTCCCGCGCTGTGGACTGTGCCCTGTGCCCCAACAAGGGTGGTGCCTTCAAGCAGACAGATGACGGGCGCTGGGCCCATGTGGTGTGTGCCCTGTGGATCCCTGAAGTCTGCTTTGCCAACACAGTCTTCCTGGAGCCTATCGACAGCATCGAGCACATCCCACCAGCTCGCTGGAAGCTGACCTGCTATATTTGCAAACAGCGGGGCTCAGGGGCATGCATTCAGTGCCACAAGGCCAACTGCTACACAGCCTTCCACGTGACATGTGCCCAGCAGGCTGGCCTTTACATGAAGATGGAGCCTGTGCGAGAGACAGGTGCCAATGGCACTTCTTTCAGCGTCCGCAAGACGGCCTACTGTGACATCCACACACCCCCAGGTTCAGCACGCCGCTTGCCTGCCCTGTCCCACAGTGAGGGTGAggaggatgaggatgaggaggaggatgagggtAAGAGTTGGAGCTCAGAGAAGGTCAAGAAGGCCAAGGCCAAGTCCCGGATCAAGATGAAGAAGGCACGGAAGATCCTGGCAGAGAAGCGGGCCGCAGCACCTGTGGTGTCGGTGCCCTGCATCCCACCACACAG GCTCAGTAAAATCACCAACCGCCTGACCATCCAAAGGAAGAGCCAGTTCATGCAGAGGCTACACAGCTACTGGACGCTGAAACGACAGTCACGAAATGGAGTCCCGCTGCTACGTCGCCTGCAGACACATCTGCAGTCTCAGAGGAATTGTGACCAAGTCGGG AGAGATTCTGAGGATAAGAACTGGGCCCTCAAAGAACAGCTCAAGTCCTGGCAGCGCCTCCGGCACGACCTGGAGCGAGCTCGGCTGCTGGTGGAGCTGATCCGCAAGCGGGAGAAACTCAAAAGGGAGACG ATCAAGGTCCAGCAGATCGCCATGGAGATGCAGCTGACCCCCTTCCTCATCCTCCTTCGCAAAACCTTGGAGCAGCTCCAAGAAAAGGACACAGGCAACATCTTCAGCGAGCCGGTCCCTCTGTCTGAGGTAACCGAATTGGACGAA GTACCTGACTACCTAGACCACATCAAAAAGCCCATGGACTTTTTCACCATGAAGCAGAACTTGGAGGCTTACCGCTACCTGAACTTTGATGATTTTGAGGAGGACTTCAACCTTATCGTCAGCAACTGCCTCAAGTATAACGCCAAGGACACCATCTTCTACCGGGCAGCAGTGCGGCTCCGAGAACAGGGTGGCGCTGTGCTCCGCCAGGCCCGGCGCCAGGCAGAAAAAATGGGCATTGACTTTGAGACGGGCATGCATATCCCCCACAGCCTGGCTGGAGATGAGGCCCCACAGCACACTGAAGATG CAGCAGAGGAAGAGCGGCTGATCCTGCTGGAGAACCAGAAGCACCTGCCAGTGGAAGAGCAGCTGAAGTTGTTGCTGGAGCGGCTGGATGAGGTGAATGCCAGCAAGCAGAGTGTGAGTCGTTCACGGCGTGCAAAGATGATCAAGAAGGAGATGACGGCACTGCGGCGGAAGCTTGCCCACCAGCGGGAAACTGGAAGGGATGGGCCTGAGCGTCATGGCCCCTCCAGCCGGGGCAGCCTGACACCCCACCCGGCAGCATGTGACAAGGACGGGCAGACAGACAGTGCCGCCGAAGAGAGCAGCAGCCAGGAGACAACCAAAG gCCTGGGTCCCAACATGTCCTCAACCCCCGCACATGAGGTGGGCAGGAGAACCTCAGTTCTGTTCTCCAAAAAGAACCCGAAGACAGCTGGACCGCCCAAGAGGCCGGGCCGGCCCCCCAAAAACCGGGAGAGCCAGATGACCCCCAGCCACGGAGGCAGTCCTGTGGGGCCCCCCCAGCTCCCCATCATGGGCTCCCTACGTCAGCGCAAGCGGGGTAGGAGCCCCCGGCCCAGTTCGAGCTCAGACAGCGACAGTGATAAATCCACAGAAGACCCCCCAATGG ACTTACCAGCTAATGGCTTCAGCGGTGGAAATCAGCCAGTGAAGAAGAGTTTCTTGGTATATCGTAATGACTGCAGCCTTCCCCGGAGCAGCTCCGACTCTGAGTCTAGCAGCAGTAGCAGTAGCAGCGCTGCCTCAGACCGAACCAG CACAACACCCTCAAAACAGGGCCGGGGCAAGCCCTCCTTCTCTCGGGGCACATTCCCAGAAGACAGCAGTGAAGATACCTCAGGCACTGAGAACGAGGCCTACTCCGTGGGCACTGGCCGCGGCGTGGGCCACAGCA TGGTAAGGAAGAGTCTGGGACGGGGAGCTGGCTGGCTGTCAGAGGATGAGGACTCCCCACTGGATGCTCTGGACCTGGTGTGGGCCAAATGCCGAGGGTATCCATCATACCCAGCTCTG
- the BRPF1 gene encoding peregrin isoform X4 encodes MGVDFDVKTFCHNLRATKPPYECPVETCRKVYKSYSGIEYHLYHYDHDNPPPPQQTPLRKHKKKGRQSRPANKQSPSPSEVSQSPGREVMSYAQAQRMVEVDLHGRVHRISIFDNLDVVSEDEEAPEEAPETGSNKENTETPAATPKSGKHKNKEKRKDSNHHHHHNASVSTTPKLPEVVYRELEQDTPDAPPRPTSYYRYIEKSAEELDEEVEYDMDEEDYIWLDIMNERRKTEGVSPIPQEIFEYLMDRLEKESYFESHNKGDPNALVDEDAVCCICNDGECQNSNVILFCDMCNLAVHQECYGVPYIPEGQWLCRRCLQSPSRAVDCALCPNKGGAFKQTDDGRWAHVVCALWIPEVCFANTVFLEPIDSIEHIPPARWKLTCYICKQRGSGACIQCHKANCYTAFHVTCAQQAGLYMKMEPVRETGANGTSFSVRKTAYCDIHTPPGSARRLPALSHSEGEEDEDEEEDEGKSWSSEKVKKAKAKSRIKMKKARKILAEKRAAAPVVSVPCIPPHRLSKITNRLTIQRKSQFMQRLHSYWTLKRQSRNGVPLLRRLQTHLQSQRNCDQVGRDSEDKNWALKEQLKSWQRLRHDLERARLLVELIRKREKLKRETIKVQQIAMEMQLTPFLILLRKTLEQLQEKDTGNIFSEPVPLSEVTELDEVPDYLDHIKKPMDFFTMKQNLEAYRYLNFDDFEEDFNLIVSNCLKYNAKDTIFYRAAVRLREQGGAVLRQARRQAEKMGIDFETGMHIPHSLAGDEAPQHTEDAEEERLILLENQKHLPVEEQLKLLLERLDEVNASKQSVSRSRRAKMIKKEMTALRRKLAHQRETGRDGPERHGPSSRGSLTPHPAACDKDGQTDSAAEESSSQETTKGLGPNMSSTPAHEVGRRTSVLFSKKNPKTAGPPKRPGRPPKNRESQMTPSHGGSPVGPPQLPIMGSLRQRKRGRSPRPSSSSDSDSDKSTEDPPMDLPANGFSGGNQPVKKSFLVYRNDCSLPRSSSDSESSSSSSSSAASDRTSTTPSKQGRGKPSFSRGTFPEDSSEDTSGTENEAYSVGTGRGVGHSMVRKSLGRGAGWLSEDEDSPLDALDLVWAKCRGYPSYPALIIDPKMPREGMFHHGVPIPVPPLEVLKLGEQMTQEAREHLYLVLFFDNKRTWQWLPRTKLVPLGVNQDLDKEKMLEGRKSNIRKSVQIAYHRALQHRSKVQGEQSSETSDSD; translated from the exons ATGGGGGTGGACTTTGACGTGAAGACTTTCTGCCACAACTTGCGGGCAACTAAGCCACCATATGAGTGCCCCGTGGAGACCTGCCGTAAGGTCTACAAGAGTTACAGTGGTATTGAGTACCACCTATATCACTATGACCACGACAACCCACCACCCCCGCAGCAGACTCCACTCCGCAAGCACAAAAAGAAGGGGCGCCAATCACGCCCAGCCAACAAGCAGTCGCCCAGCCCCTCAGAGGTATCCCAGTCACCCGGCCGTGAGGTGATGAGCTACGCGCAGGCCCAGCGCATGGTGGAGGTGGACCTGCATGGCCGAGTCCACCGCATCAGCATCTTTGACAACCTGGATGTGGTGTCAGAGGATGAGGAGGCCCCTGAGGAGGCTCCTGAGACTGGTAGCAACAAGGAGAACACCGAGACACCAGCTGCTACTCCCAAGTCAGGCAAGCATAAGAACAAGGAGAAGCGCAAGGACtccaaccatcaccaccaccataaTGCTTCTGTGAGCACCACTCCCAAGCTGCCAGAGGTGGTATACCGGGAGTTGGAGCAGGACACCCCCGATGCCCCACCCCGGCCGACTTCCTATTACCG GTACATTGAGAAGTCGGCAGAGGAGCTGGACGAGGAAGTAGAATATGACATGGACGAGGAGGACTACATCTGGCTGGATATCATGAATGAGCGGCGGAAGACAGAGGGTGTGAGTCCCATCCCGCAGGAGATCTTTGAGTACCTTATGGACCGGCTGGAGAAGGAGTCCTACTTTGAAAGCCACAATAAAGGTGACCCCAATGCACTAGTGGATGAGGATGCTGTGTGCTGTATCTGCAATGATGGTGAGTGCCAGAACAGCAATGTCATCCTATTCTGTGACATGTGCAACCTGGCTGTGCACCAAGAGTGCTACGGTGTCCCCTACATCCCTGAGGGCCAGTGGCTGTGCCGCCGCTGCCTACAGTCACCCTCCCGCGCTGTGGACTGTGCCCTGTGCCCCAACAAGGGTGGTGCCTTCAAGCAGACAGATGACGGGCGCTGGGCCCATGTGGTGTGTGCCCTGTGGATCCCTGAAGTCTGCTTTGCCAACACAGTCTTCCTGGAGCCTATCGACAGCATCGAGCACATCCCACCAGCTCGCTGGAAGCTGACCTGCTATATTTGCAAACAGCGGGGCTCAGGGGCATGCATTCAGTGCCACAAGGCCAACTGCTACACAGCCTTCCACGTGACATGTGCCCAGCAGGCTGGCCTTTACATGAAGATGGAGCCTGTGCGAGAGACAGGTGCCAATGGCACTTCTTTCAGCGTCCGCAAGACGGCCTACTGTGACATCCACACACCCCCAGGTTCAGCACGCCGCTTGCCTGCCCTGTCCCACAGTGAGGGTGAggaggatgaggatgaggaggaggatgagggtAAGAGTTGGAGCTCAGAGAAGGTCAAGAAGGCCAAGGCCAAGTCCCGGATCAAGATGAAGAAGGCACGGAAGATCCTGGCAGAGAAGCGGGCCGCAGCACCTGTGGTGTCGGTGCCCTGCATCCCACCACACAG GCTCAGTAAAATCACCAACCGCCTGACCATCCAAAGGAAGAGCCAGTTCATGCAGAGGCTACACAGCTACTGGACGCTGAAACGACAGTCACGAAATGGAGTCCCGCTGCTACGTCGCCTGCAGACACATCTGCAGTCTCAGAGGAATTGTGACCAAGTCGGG AGAGATTCTGAGGATAAGAACTGGGCCCTCAAAGAACAGCTCAAGTCCTGGCAGCGCCTCCGGCACGACCTGGAGCGAGCTCGGCTGCTGGTGGAGCTGATCCGCAAGCGGGAGAAACTCAAAAGGGAGACG ATCAAGGTCCAGCAGATCGCCATGGAGATGCAGCTGACCCCCTTCCTCATCCTCCTTCGCAAAACCTTGGAGCAGCTCCAAGAAAAGGACACAGGCAACATCTTCAGCGAGCCGGTCCCTCTGTCTGAGGTAACCGAATTGGACGAA GTACCTGACTACCTAGACCACATCAAAAAGCCCATGGACTTTTTCACCATGAAGCAGAACTTGGAGGCTTACCGCTACCTGAACTTTGATGATTTTGAGGAGGACTTCAACCTTATCGTCAGCAACTGCCTCAAGTATAACGCCAAGGACACCATCTTCTACCGGGCAGCAGTGCGGCTCCGAGAACAGGGTGGCGCTGTGCTCCGCCAGGCCCGGCGCCAGGCAGAAAAAATGGGCATTGACTTTGAGACGGGCATGCATATCCCCCACAGCCTGGCTGGAGATGAGGCCCCACAGCACACTGAAGATG CAGAGGAAGAGCGGCTGATCCTGCTGGAGAACCAGAAGCACCTGCCAGTGGAAGAGCAGCTGAAGTTGTTGCTGGAGCGGCTGGATGAGGTGAATGCCAGCAAGCAGAGTGTGAGTCGTTCACGGCGTGCAAAGATGATCAAGAAGGAGATGACGGCACTGCGGCGGAAGCTTGCCCACCAGCGGGAAACTGGAAGGGATGGGCCTGAGCGTCATGGCCCCTCCAGCCGGGGCAGCCTGACACCCCACCCGGCAGCATGTGACAAGGACGGGCAGACAGACAGTGCCGCCGAAGAGAGCAGCAGCCAGGAGACAACCAAAG gCCTGGGTCCCAACATGTCCTCAACCCCCGCACATGAGGTGGGCAGGAGAACCTCAGTTCTGTTCTCCAAAAAGAACCCGAAGACAGCTGGACCGCCCAAGAGGCCGGGCCGGCCCCCCAAAAACCGGGAGAGCCAGATGACCCCCAGCCACGGAGGCAGTCCTGTGGGGCCCCCCCAGCTCCCCATCATGGGCTCCCTACGTCAGCGCAAGCGGGGTAGGAGCCCCCGGCCCAGTTCGAGCTCAGACAGCGACAGTGATAAATCCACAGAAGACCCCCCAATGG ACTTACCAGCTAATGGCTTCAGCGGTGGAAATCAGCCAGTGAAGAAGAGTTTCTTGGTATATCGTAATGACTGCAGCCTTCCCCGGAGCAGCTCCGACTCTGAGTCTAGCAGCAGTAGCAGTAGCAGCGCTGCCTCAGACCGAACCAG CACAACACCCTCAAAACAGGGCCGGGGCAAGCCCTCCTTCTCTCGGGGCACATTCCCAGAAGACAGCAGTGAAGATACCTCAGGCACTGAGAACGAGGCCTACTCCGTGGGCACTGGCCGCGGCGTGGGCCACAGCA TGGTAAGGAAGAGTCTGGGACGGGGAGCTGGCTGGCTGTCAGAGGATGAGGACTCCCCACTGGATGCTCTGGACCTGGTGTGGGCCAAATGCCGAGGGTATCCATCATACCCAGCTCTG